A genomic region of Vampirovibrio chlorellavorus contains the following coding sequences:
- the dnaA gene encoding chromosomal replication initiator protein DnaA — MAPSVLTSGSNESALHADLDLAVLWQKVQADLKGKMSQPSFETWISPLEIEKLTDKSVTLKAESEFNRELILKRYRTELKAAFSEVIGTPMEVAVVVAEPKEEEPLSEEAFAARELPNRPWTPRVTRSNLNPRYTFESFVVGQHNRFCHAAALAVAETPAQSYNPFFIYGGVGLGKTHLMQAIGHFALQHHTDLKVRYVTAEQFTNDMINALGQKDMKGFQDRYRRNDILIIDDVQFLEGKTRTQEEVFHTFNALHESGKQIILSSDRSPKNLSRLEDRLRSRFEWGLIADVQVPDLETRVAILQKKAEREHFQVGMDVLNFIAESYPNNIRELEGALNKVAAYGMLTRTSIDLVVAQTVLGTPVDNRRVSLEDILETVAGYYHMRSSDLKSPSRAKDLSHARQVAIYVIREMTEASFPKIGELIGGRKHTTILYAYEKIKEELESHPVLKQQIEEIRGRVKPR, encoded by the coding sequence ATGGCTCCATCGGTTCTGACCTCTGGCTCCAATGAAAGTGCCCTGCACGCAGACCTTGATCTGGCGGTGCTGTGGCAAAAAGTACAAGCCGATCTCAAGGGCAAAATGAGCCAGCCCAGCTTTGAGACCTGGATTTCTCCTCTGGAGATTGAAAAACTGACTGACAAGTCCGTCACTTTAAAGGCGGAAAGCGAGTTTAACCGGGAATTGATCCTGAAGCGATATCGTACTGAACTCAAGGCGGCTTTCAGCGAGGTGATTGGCACCCCTATGGAGGTAGCTGTGGTGGTGGCCGAACCCAAGGAAGAGGAGCCCCTCAGCGAGGAGGCATTTGCCGCCCGGGAGTTGCCCAATCGTCCCTGGACGCCCCGGGTGACCCGCAGTAACCTGAATCCCCGTTACACCTTTGAATCGTTCGTGGTGGGCCAGCACAACCGCTTTTGTCACGCGGCGGCCTTAGCCGTAGCCGAAACCCCGGCTCAAAGTTACAATCCCTTCTTTATTTACGGTGGGGTGGGTCTGGGAAAAACCCACCTGATGCAGGCCATTGGGCACTTTGCCTTGCAGCATCACACCGATCTGAAGGTGCGCTACGTCACGGCGGAGCAATTTACCAATGACATGATCAACGCCCTGGGGCAGAAGGATATGAAGGGCTTTCAGGATCGTTACCGTCGCAATGACATCCTGATTATTGACGATGTGCAGTTTCTGGAAGGGAAGACCCGCACCCAGGAAGAGGTGTTCCATACCTTTAACGCCCTGCACGAATCGGGCAAGCAAATTATTCTCTCCAGCGATCGTTCGCCCAAGAATTTGTCCCGTCTGGAAGATCGTCTGCGCAGCCGCTTCGAATGGGGGCTGATTGCCGATGTGCAGGTTCCTGATCTGGAAACCCGTGTGGCCATTTTGCAGAAAAAGGCCGAGCGGGAGCATTTTCAGGTGGGCATGGATGTGCTGAACTTTATTGCCGAAAGCTACCCCAATAACATTCGGGAATTAGAAGGCGCACTGAACAAAGTGGCCGCTTACGGCATGCTGACCCGAACCAGCATTGACCTGGTGGTGGCCCAAACGGTGCTGGGCACCCCGGTGGACAATCGGCGGGTTTCTCTGGAAGACATTCTGGAGACGGTGGCCGGATATTACCATATGCGCTCCTCAGACTTAAAAAGCCCTTCCCGTGCCAAAGACTTGTCTCACGCCCGTCAGGTGGCCATTTACGTGATTCGGGAGATGACCGAGGCCAGTTTTCCTAAAATCGGGGAATTGATTGGTGGTCGCAAGCACACCACCATTTTGTACGCCTACGAAAAAATCAAGGAAGAGCTGGAAAGCCACCCGGTGCTAAAGCAGCAAATCGAGGAAATCCGGGGTCGGGTGAAACCCCGATAA
- a CDS encoding methionine gamma-lyase family protein → MMNTHCLSSPSAIHSQLLSAEAELQASIWPQQEAVYHETFQRVLTGFVQNKVGEEHFLSVSGYGHDDLGREVTDAVFAHALQAEAALVRVQIVSGTHALSVGLNGCLQPGDTLLSITGRPYDTLEEVIGLRGHSKHSLAAKQVQYHELSIFNPPPQTETGAETAVGYSVRTTFTEAEAEQIKAAKLVFIQRSRGYSLRPSLTIPQLSALIQAVKAIHPQVIVMVDNCYGEFTQTQEPTAVGADLIAGSLIKNAGGGIVPAGGYIAGRADLVEACADFLTCPGVGADGGYTFNLTRLLLQGLYLAPGVVKEALKGMSLAAKLFEQAGYDTAPHWQDSRSDIIQILTLREADKLVKFCQVLQSLSPVNSHILPIPANPPGYADEVVMAGGTFIDGSTIELSADGPLRPPYAVYLQGGLTYAHTRLALQSILERLD, encoded by the coding sequence ATGATGAACACGCACTGCCTTTCCTCCCCCTCTGCCATCCACTCACAGCTTCTATCCGCTGAAGCCGAGCTTCAGGCAAGCATTTGGCCCCAGCAAGAGGCCGTTTACCATGAAACCTTCCAGCGGGTTTTAACCGGTTTTGTCCAGAACAAGGTGGGCGAAGAGCATTTTTTATCGGTCAGCGGCTACGGCCACGATGACTTGGGGCGGGAAGTCACGGATGCCGTGTTTGCCCACGCCTTGCAAGCGGAAGCGGCCCTGGTACGGGTGCAAATCGTATCCGGCACCCATGCCCTGTCCGTGGGACTCAACGGCTGCCTGCAACCGGGCGATACCCTGTTGTCCATCACCGGACGCCCCTACGATACGCTGGAAGAGGTGATCGGCTTGCGCGGCCACAGCAAGCACTCTCTGGCCGCCAAGCAGGTGCAATATCACGAACTCTCCATCTTCAACCCGCCCCCCCAAACGGAAACGGGAGCGGAAACCGCTGTGGGCTATAGCGTGCGGACCACCTTTACCGAAGCGGAAGCGGAGCAAATCAAAGCGGCCAAGCTGGTGTTCATCCAACGTTCTCGAGGGTACAGTTTGCGCCCCTCCCTCACCATTCCGCAACTGTCAGCGCTGATTCAGGCCGTCAAAGCCATCCATCCGCAAGTCATTGTGATGGTGGACAACTGTTACGGGGAATTCACCCAGACCCAGGAGCCCACTGCCGTGGGTGCTGACCTGATTGCGGGTTCCCTGATTAAAAACGCCGGGGGCGGCATTGTGCCCGCCGGTGGCTACATAGCCGGACGGGCCGATTTGGTGGAAGCCTGCGCCGACTTTTTAACCTGTCCCGGCGTGGGTGCCGATGGTGGCTATACCTTTAATCTCACACGCCTGCTGCTACAAGGTTTGTACCTGGCCCCCGGCGTGGTGAAAGAGGCTCTGAAAGGCATGAGTCTGGCGGCCAAACTGTTTGAGCAGGCAGGCTATGACACGGCCCCCCATTGGCAGGACAGCCGTAGCGATATCATCCAGATTTTGACCCTGCGGGAAGCGGATAAACTGGTCAAATTCTGTCAGGTGCTGCAAAGCCTCAGCCCCGTTAACAGCCATATCCTGCCCATTCCGGCCAATCCGCCCGGTTACGCCGATGAAGTGGTGATGGCCGGCGGCACGTTTATTGATGGTTCCACCATTGAGCTTTCCGCCGATGGCCCCCTGCGCCCGCCCTATGCCGTGTACCTGCAAGGGGGACTGACCTACGCCCATACCCGGCTGGCCCTTCAGTCTATTCTGGAGCGGCTGGACTAG
- a CDS encoding murein hydrolase activator EnvC family protein: MRFQHCFSRFKALFSALLLGCILLSGFSTDVFADNRQKIQELQGQTSSLKSQAALMRKKKLEKMRAAQVLTQNLAANQRRLELERRSLEFHQQRLNETRDKLVYLNGRLDAVMGEAVRLGQNAGRRLRNLYMGERLSMIQMILEANDLSTLLDRIYYKKKIMAQDKKLLEDFRVKISELNSLKAEFAQQKTVIGQAIATIRVKNVEIQRSIEIDRNLRERYRNDAAFYQRAEQELLAESNSITAQIRSLMSARRKTFTVVRNSTGSFMWPISGRVSSGFGSRFHPIHRRVITHTGLDIAGPNGGAIHAADGGEVIFAGWKGGYGKAIMINHGNRNGQNLVTLYGHLSAISVSTGQSVSKGQVIGAEGSTGYSTGPHLHFEVRVNGAPVNPLGYL; the protein is encoded by the coding sequence ATGCGCTTTCAGCATTGCTTCTCCCGTTTTAAAGCCCTGTTTTCAGCACTGTTACTGGGCTGCATTCTGCTGTCTGGTTTTTCTACCGATGTTTTTGCGGATAATCGCCAGAAAATCCAGGAACTCCAGGGGCAAACCAGTTCTTTAAAATCGCAGGCTGCTTTAATGCGCAAAAAAAAGCTGGAGAAAATGCGGGCGGCTCAGGTGCTGACCCAAAACCTGGCTGCCAATCAACGTCGTCTGGAGTTGGAACGTCGCTCACTGGAGTTTCATCAGCAGCGCTTGAATGAGACTCGGGATAAGCTGGTTTATTTGAATGGCCGTCTGGATGCGGTCATGGGAGAGGCGGTTCGGCTGGGACAAAACGCGGGGCGTCGCCTGAGAAACCTGTATATGGGCGAACGCCTGAGCATGATTCAGATGATTCTGGAGGCCAACGATCTTTCCACCTTGCTGGACCGTATTTACTACAAGAAAAAAATCATGGCCCAGGATAAAAAACTGCTGGAGGATTTTCGGGTCAAAATTTCGGAACTGAACTCTTTGAAGGCGGAGTTTGCCCAGCAAAAAACGGTGATCGGCCAGGCCATCGCTACCATTCGGGTGAAAAACGTGGAAATCCAGCGCTCCATCGAGATTGATCGGAACTTGCGAGAGCGTTACCGTAACGATGCCGCCTTTTACCAGCGGGCTGAGCAGGAACTGTTAGCGGAATCCAACAGCATTACCGCGCAAATCCGCTCTTTAATGTCGGCGCGCCGGAAAACCTTTACCGTGGTGCGCAATAGCACGGGCAGCTTTATGTGGCCCATCAGCGGGCGGGTCAGCTCCGGCTTTGGCTCCCGATTCCACCCCATTCATCGCCGGGTCATCACCCACACCGGGCTGGACATTGCCGGGCCCAACGGCGGGGCCATTCACGCCGCCGATGGGGGTGAGGTTATTTTTGCCGGCTGGAAAGGCGGCTACGGCAAGGCCATCATGATCAACCATGGCAACCGCAACGGCCAGAACCTGGTGACCCTGTACGGGCACTTGTCCGCCATTTCGGTTTCGACCGGGCAGTCTGTGTCCAAGGGGCAGGTCATTGGGGCGGAAGGTTCTACCGGTTATTCCACCGGGCCCCACTTGCATTTTGAAGTGCGGGTGAATGGGGCGCCGGTCAACCCACTGGGTTATTTGTAG
- the accD gene encoding acetyl-CoA carboxylase, carboxyltransferase subunit beta: protein MSLRDWFASKRDKSTRLDVAAMNNRLTDEEICKLWTQCFNCQENLPTKELEKNLNVCTQCGYHFRIGAYARIEQLCEAFEELDADLSPADPLSFTDTEPYLKRQKDAHKKTGLNDAVITGVGQIEGESVALAVMDFTYLGGSMGSVVGEKITRVIERALADCLPVVIFSSSGGARMQEGTFSLMQMVKTGAALARLHEAGLLYVSVLTEPTFGGVTASFGTLGDINIAEEGARIGFAGRRVIEQTIRQKLPADFQTANYLLNYGQVDMVLPRRELGPMLANLIRLHRQSSGLNPAAQTFASSASGAV from the coding sequence ATGTCTCTCAGAGATTGGTTTGCCTCCAAACGAGATAAGTCCACCCGGCTGGATGTGGCCGCTATGAACAATCGCCTCACCGATGAGGAAATTTGCAAGTTGTGGACGCAGTGCTTCAACTGCCAAGAAAATTTACCCACCAAGGAACTGGAAAAGAATTTAAACGTTTGTACCCAATGTGGCTATCACTTCCGAATTGGCGCTTATGCTCGCATTGAGCAACTGTGCGAAGCGTTTGAGGAGCTGGATGCCGACCTCTCTCCCGCCGATCCCCTGAGCTTTACCGATACCGAGCCTTACTTAAAGCGCCAAAAGGATGCCCACAAAAAAACCGGCCTGAATGACGCCGTCATTACCGGCGTCGGTCAGATTGAGGGCGAGTCGGTGGCCCTGGCGGTGATGGATTTCACGTATCTGGGCGGTAGTATGGGCAGCGTGGTGGGCGAAAAGATTACCCGGGTCATTGAACGGGCTTTGGCTGACTGTTTGCCGGTGGTGATTTTCTCCTCGTCCGGTGGGGCCCGCATGCAGGAGGGGACCTTCTCCCTGATGCAGATGGTGAAAACCGGGGCGGCTCTGGCCCGCTTACACGAAGCTGGCCTGCTGTACGTATCCGTGTTGACCGAGCCTACCTTTGGGGGCGTGACGGCCAGTTTCGGTACCCTGGGCGATATTAACATCGCCGAAGAAGGGGCCCGGATCGGCTTTGCCGGTCGCCGGGTCATTGAGCAAACCATTCGTCAAAAGCTGCCCGCCGACTTCCAGACGGCCAACTACCTGTTGAATTACGGTCAGGTGGATATGGTGCTGCCGCGTCGGGAGCTGGGACCCATGTTGGCCAATCTTATTCGTTTGCACCGGCAATCCTCCGGTTTGAATCCAGCGGCCCAAACGTTCGCCAGCTCGGCGTCCGGGGCAGTTTGA
- a CDS encoding acetyl-CoA carboxylase carboxyltransferase subunit alpha: MSDKILPLEFEKPIMAMEEKIEELMRLSQDSKIDFSEEIDKLRAQADEVKSKLYQKLTPAQKLQIARHPQRPNLLETVKMLSPNMWIEMRGDRAGTDDRAIIGGIIELSSGPVMVVGTQKGRGMKENLTHNFGMANPEGYRKALRLFAHAEKFKMPVLTIIDTPGAYPGIDGEQHGIGQAIAYNIREMARLRTPIISVVSGEGASGGALGIGVANRIYMLEHALYTVISPEGCASILWRSAEYASKAAEALKITAQDLLAFDIVDGIIPEPQGGAHQEPATMAQRILETVESAIAELKGYDAEKLLVDRYDRFRKIGAFCEAKSPALKS; the protein is encoded by the coding sequence ATGTCCGACAAGATCCTTCCCCTGGAGTTTGAAAAGCCCATAATGGCAATGGAAGAAAAGATTGAGGAACTGATGCGGTTAAGCCAGGACAGTAAGATCGACTTCTCTGAAGAGATTGATAAACTTCGCGCACAGGCCGATGAGGTCAAAAGTAAGCTGTATCAAAAGCTGACCCCCGCCCAGAAGCTGCAAATCGCCCGTCATCCCCAGCGGCCCAACTTGCTGGAGACGGTCAAGATGCTTTCTCCCAATATGTGGATTGAAATGCGGGGCGACCGGGCCGGGACTGATGATCGGGCCATTATTGGTGGCATTATCGAGCTTTCCTCCGGACCAGTGATGGTGGTAGGCACCCAAAAGGGCCGAGGCATGAAGGAAAACCTGACCCACAATTTTGGCATGGCCAACCCGGAAGGCTATCGCAAAGCCCTGCGTCTGTTCGCTCACGCCGAGAAGTTCAAGATGCCCGTTCTGACAATCATTGATACCCCTGGTGCTTATCCGGGCATTGATGGGGAGCAGCACGGCATTGGTCAGGCCATTGCCTACAACATTCGGGAAATGGCTCGCCTGAGAACCCCCATTATTTCTGTGGTCAGCGGAGAGGGTGCCTCTGGGGGCGCGTTGGGGATTGGGGTGGCCAACCGCATTTATATGCTGGAGCATGCCCTGTACACCGTCATTTCCCCGGAAGGCTGCGCTTCCATTTTGTGGCGCAGCGCCGAGTACGCTTCCAAAGCCGCTGAAGCCCTGAAAATTACCGCTCAGGATCTGCTGGCCTTCGATATTGTGGATGGCATTATTCCAGAGCCCCAAGGGGGTGCCCATCAGGAGCCTGCTACTATGGCCCAGCGCATTCTGGAAACCGTGGAATCCGCCATTGCCGAGCTGAAGGGCTATGACGCCGAGAAGCTGCTGGTGGATCGCTACGATCGTTTCCGTAAAATCGGGGCTTTCTGTGAGGCCAAATCCCCGGCCCTGAAGTCCTAA
- a CDS encoding 7-carboxy-7-deazaguanine synthase QueE, with product MALHSPTDPILTPESLKTAPVQEVFSSIQGEGVYVGKRQVFVRFAHCHLKCAYCDTPMTSPTGQCHVETPPGSGNIEYHNNPLPPETLVEIIQSLLITAKHHSVSFTGGEPLLYHQFLQRVFPEIQKRCKTYLETSGTQADFLESVLPWTDIIAMDIKLPSATGEAPQFDNHAQFYAQAQGNPAAECFIKLVFNQHTTLAELAEVRGIVTNRQTPIILQPETSLTDRTVSILPSQVFAAENYLTQYFDDVRVIPQTHKMLNVL from the coding sequence ATGGCCCTTCACTCCCCAACCGATCCCATACTCACCCCGGAAAGCCTGAAAACCGCCCCAGTGCAGGAAGTTTTTTCCTCCATTCAGGGCGAAGGCGTTTACGTGGGCAAGCGGCAGGTGTTCGTGCGGTTTGCCCATTGCCACTTAAAATGCGCCTACTGCGACACCCCCATGACCTCACCCACCGGACAATGCCATGTGGAAACCCCGCCGGGCAGCGGCAACATTGAATATCATAACAACCCTTTGCCCCCAGAAACGCTGGTGGAAATTATCCAGTCTTTGCTGATAACCGCGAAGCACCACAGCGTCAGCTTTACCGGCGGGGAGCCCCTGCTCTATCACCAGTTTTTGCAACGGGTGTTCCCTGAAATCCAGAAACGCTGCAAAACCTACCTGGAAACCAGCGGCACCCAGGCCGATTTTCTGGAGAGCGTGCTGCCCTGGACGGACATCATCGCCATGGACATCAAGCTGCCCTCGGCCACCGGGGAAGCCCCCCAATTTGACAATCATGCCCAGTTTTACGCCCAAGCCCAAGGCAACCCAGCCGCGGAATGCTTCATCAAGCTGGTCTTCAACCAGCACACCACCTTAGCAGAGCTGGCCGAGGTTCGGGGAATTGTCACCAACCGGCAAACCCCCATTATTCTGCAACCGGAAACCAGCCTGACCGACCGCACCGTGTCCATCCTGCCCAGTCAGGTGTTTGCCGCCGAAAACTACCTGACCCAGTACTTCGATGACGTGCGGGTCATTCCTCAAACCCATAAAATGCTGAACGTCCTGTAG
- a CDS encoding glycoside hydrolase family 10 protein, which translates to MQRWKKMQVFALASVGILGSLWLTSAWAQRALQVIGPDGQPQDITARNAAREADSLILYDPAFGPSTRTNGFGVEVIAKPLSVNRVQGQEVKTYQVSDVISVWDCQSNPSLSCGNAAIPQNGVVLSAIGSKRDWLKNLKPGDLLKIEEAWFQQRQTRLDVVNPSASNNPNGSGFPGFRASNQIVLYDARYPKPNTGTNEFGFEVTVRNGIVVAQEGSDSTIPADGYVLSGHGKGRSWLIANAPLGAHVEVDPVAGTVRAYTDFNTYVYQFDQEWAKSPCADQAWSATGKLDAACKAIRDQKEEALRLNAEGKTEQAAQNIAQALESTHRRLWASYKAFPADTIRGAWHRPIEKTPAAIGETLDRLKAAGINAVFLETFFHGYTIFPSQTYQAYGLPAENPKFQGVDLLQNWVQQAHQRNMKVHVWFQTFYGGTNAYLPPGPILSRYPSWANVQFAALSPQKLPGTTPVVGQPAVNGVSRVYSAPAGSSASPVPASAVTPTPTVILKTPEKPVASNLELGAYFLDPANPEVQGFLLKLVDEIVTRYDVDGFQLDYIRYPASFPSDRFSYRKTTWGYSEVARKAFKAQYGIDPAEIDPKNPEFENLWKAWNAYKVAQVNQFVQKATELVHQKKPAVKISAAVFPDADSALAVKHQDWAAWAQNGWIDFFAPMTLTSATKVVERDTRTMIGRTAGKVPVYSGIFGPFNNNAAELVLSQIDTAKQAGASGYVLFDTAHLTSRMLEALTAVQVPQQTVVPTTPTVTPVTEEVPAKPKKRRFLWWRK; encoded by the coding sequence GTGCAGCGCTGGAAAAAAATGCAGGTCTTTGCCTTGGCGTCCGTGGGAATTCTGGGTAGTTTATGGCTGACGTCCGCCTGGGCCCAGCGTGCTTTGCAAGTGATTGGCCCGGATGGGCAGCCGCAGGATATTACGGCCCGGAACGCCGCCAGAGAAGCGGACTCCCTGATTCTCTACGATCCGGCCTTTGGCCCTTCCACCCGCACCAATGGCTTTGGGGTGGAAGTGATTGCCAAGCCCCTGTCCGTCAATCGGGTTCAGGGACAAGAGGTCAAAACCTATCAGGTGTCCGATGTGATTAGCGTGTGGGATTGCCAGTCCAACCCCTCGCTCAGTTGCGGCAATGCCGCCATTCCTCAAAACGGGGTGGTGCTATCGGCCATTGGTAGCAAGCGGGACTGGCTGAAAAATCTGAAACCCGGTGATCTGCTCAAGATTGAAGAGGCCTGGTTCCAGCAGCGGCAAACCCGGCTGGATGTGGTCAACCCGTCGGCCTCTAACAACCCCAATGGCTCAGGTTTTCCGGGCTTTCGGGCCTCTAACCAGATTGTGCTGTACGATGCCCGCTATCCCAAGCCCAACACTGGCACCAACGAATTTGGCTTTGAGGTGACCGTGCGCAACGGGATCGTGGTGGCTCAGGAAGGCTCTGATTCAACCATTCCGGCGGACGGCTATGTCCTGAGCGGTCATGGCAAAGGGCGTAGCTGGTTAATCGCCAACGCCCCGCTGGGTGCCCACGTGGAAGTAGACCCGGTCGCCGGCACTGTGAGAGCCTACACCGACTTCAACACCTACGTGTACCAGTTTGATCAGGAGTGGGCCAAGAGTCCTTGCGCCGATCAGGCCTGGAGCGCTACCGGGAAACTGGACGCCGCCTGCAAGGCCATTCGAGATCAAAAAGAGGAGGCCCTGCGCCTGAATGCGGAAGGCAAAACCGAGCAGGCCGCCCAGAATATCGCTCAGGCTCTGGAAAGCACCCACCGACGCTTGTGGGCCAGCTACAAGGCCTTTCCCGCCGATACCATCCGGGGGGCCTGGCATCGTCCCATTGAAAAGACCCCGGCTGCCATTGGTGAAACGCTGGACCGTCTGAAAGCCGCCGGGATCAATGCCGTCTTTCTGGAAACCTTTTTCCACGGCTACACCATTTTTCCCTCCCAAACCTATCAGGCTTATGGGCTTCCCGCTGAAAACCCCAAGTTTCAGGGGGTGGATTTGCTGCAGAACTGGGTGCAGCAGGCCCATCAGCGCAACATGAAAGTACATGTATGGTTCCAGACCTTTTACGGGGGAACCAACGCCTACCTGCCACCGGGGCCCATCCTCAGCCGTTATCCTTCATGGGCCAACGTGCAGTTCGCGGCGCTCAGTCCGCAGAAACTCCCCGGAACCACCCCGGTGGTGGGGCAACCTGCGGTGAACGGGGTGAGTCGGGTTTACAGCGCCCCCGCTGGTTCCAGCGCTTCACCTGTCCCCGCTTCAGCGGTTACACCCACCCCCACCGTGATTTTGAAAACCCCGGAAAAGCCGGTGGCTTCCAATCTGGAGCTGGGCGCTTATTTCCTGGATCCGGCCAACCCGGAGGTGCAAGGGTTTTTGCTGAAACTGGTGGATGAAATCGTCACGCGTTACGATGTGGACGGTTTCCAGCTGGATTATATCCGCTATCCGGCCAGCTTCCCCTCGGACCGCTTCAGCTACCGCAAGACCACCTGGGGTTACTCGGAAGTGGCCCGGAAGGCCTTCAAGGCCCAGTATGGCATTGATCCAGCAGAGATTGACCCTAAAAATCCTGAGTTTGAGAATTTGTGGAAGGCCTGGAATGCCTATAAAGTCGCTCAGGTCAACCAGTTTGTGCAAAAAGCCACTGAGTTGGTTCACCAGAAGAAGCCTGCCGTGAAGATTTCAGCGGCGGTATTCCCCGACGCGGACAGCGCTTTGGCGGTGAAGCATCAGGATTGGGCCGCCTGGGCCCAGAACGGCTGGATTGACTTTTTTGCTCCCATGACCCTGACTAGTGCCACCAAGGTGGTGGAACGGGATACCCGCACCATGATTGGCCGCACGGCAGGCAAAGTGCCCGTGTACTCCGGGATTTTTGGACCGTTTAACAACAACGCCGCCGAGCTGGTGCTGAGCCAGATTGACACGGCCAAGCAGGCGGGTGCCAGTGGTTATGTGCTGTTTGATACGGCTCATTTAACCAGTCGCATGCTGGAGGCGTTGACGGCGGTGCAGGTGCCCCAGCAAACCGTGGTGCCCACCACGCCGACGGTTACTCCCGTTACGGAAGAAGTTCCTGCCAAGCCCAAAAAGCGGCGCTTTTTATGGTGGCGGAAATAG
- the lysS gene encoding lysine--tRNA ligase, with protein sequence MSKTPAAQSTTPTENTPHTSEHAAQIRQGRIDKLESWRKLGQNPFPYHFEKTSDNATLQAKYAALENGVETEDVVCVAGRVMALRNSGLFIDLQDPSGKIQVFCHKENLSPEMMDALKLVDVGDVIGATGTIRRTPRGELSVKTRQLQILGKSLLPLPEKYHGLTDVETRYRQRYLDLIMNPESRDTLVKRSKIIAEIRKLLLDKDFLEVETPMLQTLAGGAAARPFVTHHNTLEIDMYLRIAPELFLKRLIVGGISEKVFELNRNFRNEGISPKHNPEFTMIELYQAYADYNDMMDLTEEIVTTVAQNVLGTTKIEFQGTEIDLSGPWPRKSMIDCVKEETGVDFAAIDTDEAARTAAKGLGVFVEEYDTWGYALEKVFEDKVEHKLIQPIHITDYPREISPLAKEHRDNPRLVERFETRVYGWEIANAFSELSDPLDQRQRFESQMAQRDSGNDEAHQMDEDYITALEYGMPPCGGLGIGIDRLIMILTNSPNIRDVIAFPTLKPKH encoded by the coding sequence ATGAGCAAAACGCCAGCCGCCCAATCCACCACCCCAACGGAGAACACCCCGCACACCAGTGAACATGCCGCCCAAATCCGTCAGGGCCGTATTGATAAGCTGGAAAGCTGGCGCAAACTGGGGCAGAATCCTTTTCCCTACCACTTTGAAAAAACCAGCGACAACGCCACCCTGCAAGCCAAATACGCCGCTCTGGAAAATGGCGTGGAAACCGAAGATGTGGTCTGCGTGGCCGGTCGGGTTATGGCCTTGCGCAATAGCGGCCTGTTTATTGACCTGCAAGACCCCAGCGGCAAAATTCAGGTGTTTTGCCATAAAGAAAATTTATCGCCCGAGATGATGGACGCCCTGAAACTGGTGGATGTAGGCGATGTCATCGGGGCCACCGGCACCATTCGGCGCACCCCCCGGGGCGAGCTGAGTGTCAAAACCCGGCAGTTGCAAATTCTGGGCAAATCCCTGCTGCCCCTGCCCGAAAAATATCATGGGCTGACCGATGTGGAAACCCGCTACCGGCAGCGCTATCTGGATCTCATTATGAACCCGGAGAGCCGGGACACGCTGGTCAAGCGCAGCAAAATCATCGCTGAAATTCGTAAACTGCTGTTGGACAAAGACTTTTTGGAAGTAGAAACCCCCATGCTGCAAACGCTGGCCGGGGGAGCAGCGGCCCGTCCCTTTGTGACGCACCATAACACGCTGGAAATTGACATGTACCTGCGGATCGCCCCGGAACTATTTCTGAAGCGGCTGATCGTGGGTGGCATCTCCGAAAAGGTGTTTGAGCTGAACCGGAACTTCCGCAACGAAGGGATTTCCCCCAAGCACAACCCGGAATTCACCATGATCGAGCTGTATCAAGCCTACGCCGACTACAACGACATGATGGATCTGACCGAGGAAATTGTGACCACCGTGGCCCAAAACGTGCTGGGCACCACCAAAATCGAATTTCAGGGCACAGAAATTGATCTCTCTGGCCCGTGGCCCCGCAAGTCCATGATTGACTGCGTGAAAGAAGAAACCGGCGTGGACTTCGCTGCCATCGATACCGATGAGGCCGCTCGCACCGCCGCCAAAGGGCTAGGGGTATTCGTGGAAGAATACGACACCTGGGGCTACGCACTGGAAAAGGTATTTGAAGATAAGGTTGAGCATAAACTGATTCAGCCCATCCACATTACTGATTACCCCCGTGAAATCTCTCCCCTGGCCAAGGAACACCGGGATAACCCACGGCTGGTGGAGCGCTTTGAAACCCGTGTGTATGGCTGGGAGATCGCCAACGCCTTTTCAGAACTCAGTGATCCACTGGATCAGCGCCAGCGGTTTGAAAGCCAGATGGCCCAACGAGATTCCGGCAACGATGAAGCCCACCAGATGGATGAAGACTACATTACGGCCCTGGAATACGGGATGCCACCCTGTGGCGGCTTGGGCATTGGCATTGATCGCCTGATTATGATCCTGACCAATTCGCCCAATATTCGGGATGTGATTGCCTTCCCCACCCTGAAACCCAAGCACTAG